From the genome of Eucalyptus grandis isolate ANBG69807.140 chromosome 2, ASM1654582v1, whole genome shotgun sequence, one region includes:
- the LOC104425287 gene encoding protein DMP2, which translates to MGNKSSSKSKTDSQQTNTTKRITFNGLGNLIRLLPTGTVFLFQFLNPVLTNNGKCHAVNKYLSALLIGACGLSCSLACFTDSYTGSDGETHYGFATAKGLWPSSSSSSSSSSSSGDSVDLSKYKLRFGDFVHAFFVVIVFAVLVLLDSNTMRCFYPSFENTEKTLFMVMPTVIGTISGAVFMLFPTSRHGIGYPSSDTSTTSESKA; encoded by the coding sequence atgggcAACAAAAGCTCTTCGAAGTCCAAGACCGATTCTCAGCAAACAAACACCACCAAGAGGATCACATTCAATGGACTAGGCAACCTCATTAGGCTCCTTCCCACCGGGACCGTCTTCTTGTTCCAATTCCTCAACCCCGTCTTGACGAACAACGGCAAGTGCCACGCTGTTAACAAGTACCTGAGTGCCCTACTAATCGGAGCTTGTGGCCTTTCGTGTAGCCTTGCTTGCTTCACTGATAGCTACACAGGGAGTGACGGGGAAACCCACTACGGGTTCGCCACGGCCAAGGGACTCTGGCCTAGCTCTAGCTctagctcgagctcgagctcgagctctggTGATTCTGTGGACTTGTCGAAGTATAAGCTTCGGTTCGGAGATTTCGTCCATGCTTTCTTTGTGGTGATTGTTTTCGCAGTTCTGGTGTTGTTGGATAGCAACACCATGCGGTGCTTCTATCCGTCTTTCGAGAATACGGAGAAGACTTTGTTCATGGTCATGCCAACTGTGATCGGCACCATCTCAGGCGCGGTGTTCATGTTGTTCCCAACCTCGCGCCACGGAATTGGGTATCCTTCAAGTGACACTAGCACTACCTCGGAGAGCAAAGCTTAA
- the LOC104425275 gene encoding uncharacterized protein LOC104425275 — MAHEALCTEHSAHILSVLRRKVRILCSRMRRLTKKRPRLKIVVKRLRKFGSRVRSGESLGAKNSSNNGQFSFSFPERPIRVATFNVAMFSLAPAVPNHDETSVFDHEEEEEHYFVFGNNQQKPGLDSQPRSILKQSPLHPSVNGRPARSNLKVSINLPENEISIANSKLLGFIQENDVKSPPIMITSSANTRSKVPVRSPICFPYSLALGNSRSNHEENLRSGKSILEVLREVNADILALQDVKAEEEKGMRPLSDLASALGMDYVFAESWAPEYGNAILSRWPIKRWRVQKIADDDDFRNVLKATIDVPWAGELSFNCTQLDHLDEFWRMRQIRAIVQSYDPPHILAGGLNSLDESDYSISRWMDIVKYYEDIGKPTPKVEVTKFLKGKDYIDAKNSAGDCEPVVIIAKGQNVQGTCKYGTRVDYVWASPEAPYKFVPNSYSVISSKGTSDHHIVKVDVVKTGCKPRKDPLRQKKARQMALKVRYPWRSIWQVKA, encoded by the exons ATGGCCCATGAAGCTTTGTGCACTGAGCATTCAGCTCACATACTGAGTGTGCTACGCCGAAAAGTCCGGATTCTCTGCTCGCGAATGCGGAGGCTGACTAAGAAGCGGCCACGTCTAAAGATCGTCGTCAAGAGATTGAGAAAATTTGGCTCAAGAGTCCGTTCCGGTGAATCGCTAGGTGCCAAGAACAGTTCGAACAATGGCCAATTCAGTTTCTCTTTCCCAGAGAGGCCGATCCGGGTCGCAACATTCAACGTAGCGATGTTCTCTCTCGCGCCCGCCGTCCCAAATCACGATGAAACCTCTGTGTTCGatcacgaagaagaagaggaacatTACTTCGTGTTTGGTAATAATCAGCAGAAGCCAGGACTTGATTCTCAGCCTAGGAGCATATTGAAGCAGTCTCCTCTGCACCCATCTGTGAACGGTAGGCCTGCTAGGTCGAATCTGAAGGTCTCGATAAATCTGCCCGAGAACGAGATCTCCATAGCCAATAGCAAGCTGCTTGGCTTCATTCAAGAGAATGATGTCAAGAGCCCGCCGATCATGATCACCAGCAGTGCCAACACTCGAAGCAAAGTCCCTGTCAGATCACCGATATGTTTCCCCTACAGCTTAGCCCTGGGAAATTCCAGGAGCAATCACGAAGAGAATCTGAGGAGTGGCAAGAGCATCTTAGAAGTGCTTAGGGAGGTGAACGCTGACATTTTGGCATTGCAAGATGTGAAGGCTGAGGAAGAGAAGGGAATGAGGCCGCTTTCCGACCTGGCAAGTGCTCTGGGAATGGACTACGTGTTTGCTGAGAGCTGGGCTCCTGAGTATGGCAACGCGATCCTGTCGAGGTGGCCAATCAAGCGGTGGCGGGTTCAGAAGATAGCTGACGATGACGACTTCAG GAATGTGTTGAAGGCCACCATAGATGTGCCATGGGCAGGAGAGCTTAGCTTCAACTGCACACAGCTGGACCACCTGGATGAGTTCTGGAGGATGAGGCAGATCAGAGCAATCGTTCAGTCATATGACCCTCCTCACATCCTCGCAGGTGGCCTCAACTCACTGGATGAATCAGATTACTCCATCTCTAGATGGATGGACATTGTCAAg TATTATGAGGACATAGGGAAGCCCACACCAAAGGTTGAAGTAACCAAGTTTTTGAAGGGGAAAGATTACATTGATGCAAAGAACTCTGCTGGGGATTGTGAGCCTGTGGTCATCATTGCAAAAGGTCAAA ATGTGCAAGGCACGTGCAAGTATGGCACACGTGTGGACTACGTCTGGGCATCTCCAGAGGCACCTTACAAGTTTGTGCCCAATTCATACTCAGTGATCTCATCTAAGGGCACTTCAGACCACCACATAGTCAAGGTTGACGTTGTTAAAACAGGTTGTAAGCCTAGGAAAGACCCTCTCAGACAGAAGAAGGCAAGACAGATGGCTTTGAAGGTGAGATACCCTTGGAGAAGTATATGGCAAGTAAAAGCCTAA
- the LOC120290552 gene encoding iridoid oxidase-like encodes MEYCPTSPFWLGLLLPALLFFLLNRWKRTKLPPQPPAWPVIGNILDLGIMPHQNLHSFRAEHGPVTWLKLGSVNTMVIQSAQAAAEFFKGHDLAFADRKCPHALTALGYDQGSLAVGRYGGYWRVLRRLCSAELLVTKRINETAHLRQKCVDSMIGYLEEEMAAKQVTTEQGIDLSRFLFLLAFNVVGNMVLSRDLLDPKSKDGAEFYDAMNRFMEWAGKPNVADFMPWLKWLDPQGIKASMAKDMGRAMKIAEGFVKRGWRSESSGERWERQMTSWTRYWIMRVMEKKALAKSLPRT; translated from the exons ATGGAGTACTGCCCTACTTCGCCCTTTTGGctcggcctcctcctcccgGCACTTCTATTCTTCCTTCTCAACCGTTGGAAGCGCACCAAGCTCCCCCCTCAGCCCCCCGCATGGCCCGTGATCGGCAACATCCTCGACCTCGGGATCATGCCGCACCAGAACCTCCACAGCTTCCGAGCCGAGCACGGGCCTGTCACGTGGTTGAAGCTCGGTTCCGTGAACACCATGGTGATCCAATCAGCTCAGGCCGCCGCAGAGTTCTTCAAGGGCCACGACTTGGCATTCGCGGACCGCAAGTGTCCCCATGCATTGACGGCTCTCGGCTACGACCAAGGCTCGCTCGCCGTGGGTCGTTACGGCGGCTACTGGCGCGTTCTCCGACGTCTCTGCTCTGCAGAGCTCCTCGTGACCAAGCGCATCAACGAGACGGCCCATCTCAGGCAGAAGTGCGTCGACAGCATGATCGGGTATTTAGAGGAAGAAATGGCAGCTAAACAAGTAACAACAG AGCAAGGAATCGACTTATCCCGCTTCCTCTTTCTCCTGGCATTTAATGTGGTGGGCAACATGGTTCTCTCGCGAGATTTATTGGACCCAAAATCAAAGGACGGGGCCGAGTTCTATGACGCCATGAACCGGTTCATGGAGTGGGCCGGCAAGCCTAACGTAGCCGACTTCATGCCGTGGTTGAAATGGTTGGACCCGCAGGGGATCAAGGCAAGCATGGCGAAGGACATGGGTCGAGCCATGAAGATTGCTGAAGGTTTTGTAAAGAGAGGTTGGAGGAGCGAAAGCTCAGGGGAGAGATGGGAACGACAAATGACTTCTTGGACGCGTTATTGGATTATGAGGGTGATGGAAAAGAAGGCCCTCGCAAAATCTCTTCCCAGAACGTAA